GACCATGCGATCGGTACGGATGGAAGTATTGCGATTCTGCGCGGCAACCTTGCACCGGAGGGAGCAGTCATCAAACACACTGCCTGTCCGAAAGAAATGTTCCATGCAAGATTAAATGCAAAACCTTATGACAGTGAGGAAGAAGCGATCGATGCGATCTTAAAGGGTAAAGTAGTTCCGGGGGATGCTGTATTTATCCGTTACGAGGGACCGAGAGGCAGCGGTATGCCGGAGATGTTCTACACCGGCGAGGCAATCTGTTCTGACCCGAAACTTGCAGCCAGCGTTGCACTGATCACAGACGGACGTTTTTCCGGCGCATCCAGAGGACCGGTCGTAGGACATGTATCTCCGGAGGCAGCAGCCGGCGGCCCGATCGCATTTGTGGAAGAGGGAGATCTCATTGAACTTGATGTTGCAAACCGCCGTCTTGCGATCGTAGGTGTGAAAGGTGAGGAAAAGACGGAGGAAGAAATAGCACAGATTTTAGAGGAGCGGAAAAAGAACTGGAAAGGATTTACCAGCAAATATAAACGTGGTCTGTTAAAACTGTATGCACAGCACGCGACCAGTGCGATGAAGGGTGCTTATATGGACTAAAAAGTATAACTTTTACAGAGCGGTATTGTACTTGTACGATATCCGCTCTGTTTTTCTATTTATATATCAACTAATGGTTGACGCACAAAAAGGAATAACAACTAGTACATGCTTGAAATAACAACTATTAGTTTTATAATGAAATTAGAAAAAACGAAATGGGGGATGCGAAATGTTTGATATCATGACAATGGCGGAGAACATTAAAACATACCGGAACAAAAGGGGAATAAACCAGTATGAATTTGCAGAAAAATTAGGGATCAGCCCGCAGGCAGTATCGAAGTGGGAGTGCGGGCAGTCCTGTCCGAGTATCGAGAATCTCTGTGTAATTTCAGAGATTTTAGATGTATCCATTGATACACTGATCGGAGAGAGCAGTGAAGGCGAAAAGATGATGATCGGAATTGACGGGGGAGGAACAAAAACCGAGTTTGTCTTATTTTCTGAGAGTGGACGGATCTTAAACCGGATCGTATTAGACGGCTGCAATCCGAATACGGTAGGAATGGAGGAGGCAATGAACATCCTGCAGCTTGGCATTGATACGCTCATGAAGATCAAAGGGAAGATCAGCGGAATCTTTGTGGGTGCTGCAGGATTAGATTCCGGAAACAATACATCAAAGATCAAAAAGATGTTAAAAGAAAAATATCCGAAAGTAAAAATCCAGTGCGAAAATGACATCTATAACGTCATTGCCTGTGGAAAAAATCTTGACCGGTGTGTGGCTGCAATCAGCGGAACCGGAATGATCATTTACGCAAACCAGAATGGAAATTTAAAGCATTTTGGCGGGCGCGGCTATCTGCTTGATAAAGGCGGCAGCGGCTACCACATCGGACGGGATGCGATCTGTGCAGCGCAGGATGCAAGGGACGGGATCGGAGAACATACGATACTGACGGATCTTGTTGAGGAAAAATTAGGGAATACGGTATGGGAGAGCATCCAGGACATCTACAGTAAAAACCAGTCCTATATTGCTTCGTTTACGCCGTGCGTATTTCTGGCATATGAAAATGGGGATAAAATCGCCGAGCAGATTTTAAAGAACAATGCAGCATGTTTAGCGGAACTTATCAATTTTGCCGTGGATCATTATGATATCGGAAAATATGTGGTTGCATCCGGCGGAATTTTAAAACAGAAACCGGCATTCCGGGAAATGCTAAAAGAGATGCTGCATCCGGATATTGAATTAGACGTTCCGGACTATCCGCCGGTATATGGCGCATGTATCATGTGCTGCCTGTTATGTGGGGTTGATACAAAGCCGGTAAAAGAACGTTTTATGATGTCATATGATTCATACCAGTAGGGAGAGGGAGGAAAATAACATGAGAATTATTAAAGTGAAAAACTATGATGAGGTTTCTGTAAAGACAGCAAATTTGATTTTAGGACAGGTAAATTTAAAACCGGATGCGGTTTTAGGACTTGCTACCGGCGGTTCACCGGTAGGTGCATATCAAAAAATCGTGGAAGCATACAATAGGGGGGAAGTTGATTTTTCACAGATCACAACGATCAATCTCGATGAGTACAGAGGAATCAAAAGAAACCACGAACAGAGCTACTGGAGTTTTATGCAGGAAAATCTGTTTAAACATGTAAATGTAAGGGAAGACCACATTTTCATTCCAAACGGAGAAAATCTTAACAGTGAGGAAGTCTGCAGGGAATATGACAAGATCATCGAAATTGCCGGTGGTATTGATATGCAGCTTCTTGGAATTGGCCTGGACGGACATATCGGTTTTAACGAACCGGCGGATCATTTTGAAAAAAATACACACTGTGTGGAACTGACGGAGAGCACGATCGAGGCAAACAAGAGATTTTTTGAGAGTAAGGATGAAGTTCCGCGTCAGGCATATACCATGGGCATCCTGCCAATCGTACAGGCAAAGAAAGTCATCATGATCGCAAATGGGAAAAATAAGGCGGATATCATCAAAAAAGCATTTACCGGACCGGTCACACCGGAAGTCCCGGCATCCATTCTGCAGATGCATCCGGATTTCACACTGATCGCAGATGAAGAAGCGCTTACTGAGATCTAAAAGAAGCGGCGGAATGGAGATTAGTGTGAAAAATACATTTTTCACATGCAAGATTTAACTTGTGATGCGCTTAAAAGCAGCGCAGGAATGGAGATTAATTATGATCATCAAAAATGCAATGGTTTATACATCAGACCACAGGTTTGAAAAGAAGGATATCAGAATTAAAGACGAGCGCATTGCAGAGATTGCAGAGCATGGTGCACTGGAAGCCACAGAGGAGGATGTGGTTGATGGAGCGGAAATGTATGCAATACCGGGACTTGTGGATATCCATTTCCATGGAGCGGTAGGTTATGATTTTTGTCAGGCATCGAAAGAGGAATTGTTAAAAATAGCGGAGTATGAAGCAAAAAACGGTGTTCTTGCAATCTGTCCGGCAACCATGTCTTATAATGAAGAAATTTTAGGACATATCATGGATAAGGCAGCGGACTATCAGGAAGATACGGGAGCAGATTTAGTCGGCATCAATATGGAAGGACCATTTATCAATATAAAAAAAGCCGGTGCACAGAACCCGGAATACATCATGCCGGCGGATAAAGAAATGTTTCTGCGTCTGCAGGAAAGAAGCGGCGGACTGATCAGGCTGGTAGACATCGCACCGGAGGGAGAGGGCGCCATGGAATTTATTGAGCAGTGCCATGACAAAGTAAAAATCTCCATTGCACATACCTGTTGTGATTATGATACGGCGTGTAAGGCATTAAAAAAAGGTGCAAGCCACATGACACACCTCTATAATGCCATGCCTGGAATCAATCACAGGGAACCGGGACCAGTCATAGCGGCACTTGAGGCGGGGGCAGAGGTGGAGCTGATCGCAGACGGCATCCATATCCATCCGGCGATGGTGAGAACCACATTCCGCATCTTCGGGGCAGATAAAGTGATACTGATTTCTGACAGCATGGAAGCAACAGGACTTTTAGACGGAGATTACCAGCTTGGTGGACAGGATGTGACCGTAAAAGGGAAAAAAGCAGTCCTGACAAAAGATCCGGGTGTCATTGCGGGCAGTGTCACAAATCTGTTTGACTGCATGAAAAACTGTGTGCAGAACATGGGAATCCCACTTGAAGTGGCAGTGTTAGCGGCAACGGAAAATCCGGCAGGAGCCATTGGTGTGGAGGAAGATTATGGTAAGATCGCAGTTGGCAATTATGGAAATGTGCTGTTGCTGGATCAGAAATTAAACATCAGAAATATCATTCAAAAAGGTAGAATAATGTCAATATAAAGAATATAAATATGGTAAAAAGTGCATGATTTTTACATTTTTTTAGTAATTTTTCGTGATATTCGGGCAGAGTCTTGAACTTGCAGATATTTAATAGTATAATCACTTAAGCTAAAAAAATTTTAAGTGATTAAAAATTTATTTACAGATGAAAATGCGTGTTTTTATGGAAAGCACATTTTCTCTGAAAAACAAGGAGGACATTATGATTACCTGGAACAACTTAGATACCCTTGATTCTTATAAGGAACTTTCAAAGGCTTCCCGTGTAAACCTTGCAGAAGTAATGTCAGGCGAGAACGGTGCAGAGCGTGTAAAAAATTACAGCATTCCTATGGCGGAGGGCTTTTCTTACAATTATGCAGCAAAAGCTGTTGATGATGACGTGCTTGATGCACTCGTAAAACTTGCAAAAGAGGCACAGCTTGCAGAGAAGTTTAAGGCTCTCTACAATGGAGAAGTTGTAAATACCGGTGAAAAACGTCTGGTACTTCATCATATGACACGTGGACAGCTCGGTGATGCTGTAAACGCTGATGGCGTGGACAAACGTGCTTTTTATGTAGAGCAGCAGAACAGAATCGCTGATTTTGCAAACAAAGTACATGCAGGTGAGATCACCAATGCAGCAGGTGAGAAGTTTACAACAGTTGTTCAGATCGGTATCGGTGGCAGTGACCTCGGTCCTCGCGCAATGTATCTTGCATTAGAAAACTGGGCAAAGAAAAATAATACTTTTAAAATGGAAGCAAAATTCATCAGCAATGTTGATCCGGATGATGCAGCAGCAGTTTTAAATTCCATCGATGTGGCTCATTCTATCTTCGTACTGGTTTCTAAATCAGGTACCACACTTGAAACACTGACAAATGAATCTTTTGTAAAAGACGCATTAAAGAAAGCAGGACTTGATGCTTCGAAACACATGATCGCAGTTACCAGTGAGACATCTCCACTGGCAAAGAGCGATGATTATCTGGCAGCTTTCTTTATGGATGATTATATCGGCGGACGTTTCTCTTCCACATCTGCAGTCGGCGGTGCTGTTTTATCACTTGCATTCGGACCGGAAGTATTTGCACAGTTCTTAGAGGGTGCAGCCGCTGAGGATAAACTTTCTGCAAATGAAGACGTATTAAAGAACCCGGAGATGCTCGATGCTTTGATCGGTGTATATGAGCGTAACGTATTAGGTTATCCTTGCACCGCAGTATTGCCATATTCCCAGGCATTAAACCGTTTCCCGGCACATTTACAGCAGCTTGACATGGAGTCAAACGGTAAATCTGTAAACCGTTTCGGTGAACCTGTAAACTATCCGACAGGTCCGGTAATCTTTGGTGAGCCGGGAACCAACGGACAGCATTCTTTCTATCAGTTATTACATCAGGGAACAGATATTGTTCCGTTACAGTTTGTTGGATTTAAAAATAACCAGATCGGAACTGATGTTGTGATCCAGGACAGCACAAGCCAGCAGAAACTCTGTGCAAACGTTGCAGCACAGATCGTTGCATTTGCATGTGGTAAATCTGATGAAAACCGCAACAAGAATTTTGAGGGCGGACGTCCATCCAGTATCATCATTGGTGATCAGGTAAATCCTGGTTCCCTCGGTGCATTATTGGCACATTTTGAGAACAAGATCATGTTCCAGGGATTCTTATGGAATGTAAACAGCTTCGACCAGGAAGGTGTTCAGCTTGGTAAAGTCCTTGCAAAACGTGTTCTTGCACATGAGACAGACGGTGCACTGAAAGTATTTAGTGATCTGCTGAATATCTAGTAGATACGGATGATGGTGTAAACTTGGGATTCTATGTAATTTAGGATTACATGTAATTTAGGCTTACATATAATTTGGGATTACATGTAATTTGAGATTACATGTAATTTGAGATTACATGCAGTTTGTCAGTGAATACAATTTCAGATGAAGTAAAAATGCTCTTTTCTAAGCAGGCGGGTAAATGTCTCTCAGAAGAGGGCATTTTTTGTGTTGTGGGATTTTTTATAATGCGCAAAGCAATCAGGCATTGAATTGTTCCAATCCAGCAATTATAATGAAAGACATTAGTTGCTGATGGAAAAGGATGGTTTTGAGATCATCATAAGAAATATTTTTTTGAAACCATGATTTGGAAACAGAAAGGACAGACATATGGAACAGGAACAGCAGACACCGCACAAGAGGCGTGTACGTTACAAGGGAAAATACCCCAAGAAGTTTGAAGAGAAATATAAAGAACTTCAGCCGGAAAAATATCAGGATACGATCGAACATGTCATCAAAAAGGGAAATACGCCGGCAGGAATGCATATTTCCATTATGGTGCAGGAAATCCTTGATACCTTAAAGATCCAGCCGGGCGAGACCGGTTTTGATGCTACGTTAGGATATGGAGGGCATACAAAAGCAATGCTTGCCTGTCTGAACGGACAGGGGCATATCTATGCAACCGATGTTGACCCGGAGGAGTCCGCCAAGACGAAAAAGAGACTGGAAGAACTCGGGTACGGAGAGGATATCCTGACGATCCGGCTGCAGAATTTCTGTACGATCGATGAGATCGCAAAAGAAGTCGGCGGTTTTGATTTCATTTTAGCGGATCTGGGTGTATCTTCCATGCAGATCGACAATCCAAAGCGTGGATTTTCATTTAAGGTGGATGGCCCACTTGACCTGCGCTTAAATCAGGAAGCAGGAATCAGCGCGGCAGAACGTCTTGATACCATCACAAGGGAGGAACTTGCCGGAATGCTCTATGAAAATTCCGATGAACCTTACTGTGAGGAGCTTGCGAAGGCGATCACCGACGAGATACGAAAAGGCAACCGGATCGACACGACGACAAAATTGCGCGAAGTGATTGAAAAAACACTGGATTTTCTGCCGGAAAAAGAAAAAAAAGACACGATCAAAAAGACCTGTCAGCGTACATTTCAGGCACTCCGCATCGATGTGAACCGTGAGTTTGAGGTCTTATATGAATTCATGGAAAAACTGCCAGACGCCTTAAAACCAGGTGGACGTGTGGCGATCCTCACGTTTCATTCCGGGGAGGATAAACTGGTCAAAAAAGCATTAAAAGAAGGCTATCGGGCAGGAATTTATGCAGATTATTCAAAAGATGTTGTAAGACCGAGTGCACAGGAATGTGCACAGAATGGAAGAGCGCGGTCTACGAAGATGCGCTGGGCAGTCCGGGCATAGAAGATTTATTGGTGCTGATATGGTATCATGGATTGAAATAAAAAATGAATGCTCAGATCATGTCAATTACAAACTGGCATGGTTGAAAAAGAAAAAACTGGATGTTTTCGCGCATCCAGTTTTTTCTTATACTTCATAACATCAGGATCCGGAAAAAAATTGATACAGAGTAACTGTTTGAAAAACTGCGCAGAAATCAAACTGGTTGTCTGAAAAAGGAGAAAGTTAGTTATGAGTAATATAAATAATACAAAAGAGCAGTATGAATTAAATCGTGAACTGGCACAGATGTTAAAGGGTGGTGTCATCATGGATGTCACAAATGCCGGGCAGGCAAAGATCGCAGAGGCGGCAGGAGCATGTGCGGTTATGGCATTAGAGCGGATCCCGGCGGATATCAGAGCAGCGGGCGGCGTGGCAAGAATGAGTGATCCGAAGCTGATCAAAGAGATCCAGGGTGCAGTTTCCATTCCGGTTATGGCAAAATGCCGAATCGGTCATTTTGCGGAGGCACAGATCTTACAGGCATTAGAAATCGACTACATCGACGAGAGTGAAGTGCTTTCTCCGGCAGATGATGTTTACCACATTGACAAGACAAAATTTCAGGTGCCGTTTGTCTGCGGAGCAAAAAATTTAGGCGAGGCACTCAGAAGAATCGCTGAGGGCGCAGCGATGATCCGTACCAAAGGGGAGCCGGGAACCGGTGATGTGGTTCAGGCGGTACATCATATGAGACTGATCAACTCCGAGATCGCGGCAGTTGCGGCAAAGCGTGAGGATGAACTTTTTGAGGCGGCAAAACAGCTTCAGGTTCCATATGATCTTGTAAAATATGTGCATGACCACAAAAAACTTCCGGTTGTAAACTTTGCGGCAGGCGGTGTGGCAACTCCGGCAGATGCAGCATTGATGATGCAGCTTGGTGCCGAGGGCGTATTTGTAGGTTCGGGTATTTTTAAATCCGGCAATCCGGCAAAACGTGCAGCAGCAATCGTACAGGCAGTGACCAATTACAATGATGCAAAACTGATTGCAGAGTTATCTGAAGATTTAGGAGAAGCGATGGTTGGCATCAACGAGGATGAGATACAGCTGCTTATGGCAGAGCGTGGGAAATAAATTGCTCAGAAATGGAGATAAGTGTGAAAAATAAGATTTTTCACACGCAGGATTTATGCTTACGCACAAACTTGAGATGCGCAAAAAACAGCGCAAGAATGGAGATTATCATGTCAGAAAAAGTATCAATCGGAATCCTTGCGGTGCAGGGCGCATTTGCGGAGCATCAGGCGATGCTTGACGGGCTTGGTGCGGATACATTCCTGATCCGTCAGAAAAAGGATTTGGAAGAGGCTGTGCAGAATGGCAGACTGCAGGGGATCGTGCTTCCCGGAGGTGAAAGCACGGTACAGGGAAAACTGCTTAGAGACCTTGGCATGTCTGACCAGTTAAAAGAACTGATCGAAGCGGGTACACCGGTGCTTGCGACCTGCGCAGGGCTGATCCTTTTAGCAGAGCGTGTTTCCAACGATGACAGAGCGTATTTAAAAACCCTGCCGGTAAGCGTGAAACGCAACGCCTATGGTAGACAGCTCGGAAGCTTTGTCACGGATGCTGAGATCACACACGTTGGAACCTACCGGATGAATTTTATCCGTGCACCATACATTGATGAAATTTTAGATCCGCAGGTAGAGACATTGGCGATAGTGGATGGCGATACGGTAGCAGTCCGCTACAAAAACCAGCTTGCGCTCAGTTTTCACCCGGAAGTGAGTGAAGATGCAAGGGTGCACGCGTATTTCTTAAATGAAATCGTGCAGGGTGTATAAGAAAGAAAAAATTGGCGAAGTGAACGGAAAATGAAAGAGATTCATCCATTTTTACCGAAGTCTAATGGAGATTTAGAAGAGAATGGGCGAAAGCGTTATAAGGGATGAAGCCAATAGCCCACGAAAATGAAAAAATCAGGGCGAAAACAGGAGAACAGAAGATGGTTTCGCCCGAAAAGACTGTGAAAATGTTAAAAAGAAAGAAGAAATGGGCGAAAGGGACTTGAACAAAGGAACTTTCGCCCATTATATATTGAGGATAATATCGGTGTAGAAATGGTAATTAGTGTGAAAGCGTTTTTTCATGAAAAACCACCGAAAGAAAGGAGAAAAAATGAACTGATGAGCAGCCTTCCCGTCCCGAAGGCGGTTGCAAAGATGGCGATCCCGAGTGTGATCAGCAGTCTGGTAACAGTTGTATACAACATGGCGGATACTTTTTTCGCCGGACAGACCGGCGATCCGCTGCAGGTGGCGGCAGTCAGCCTGACAAACCCGATCTTTATACTGTTTATGGCATTTGCCAACATGTTTGGAATGGGCGGCAGTGCGGCTGCATCCATGGCGATGGGAGAGAAAAATGAAAAAAGAATGAAACAGGTATCCGCGTTTGTGACATATGCATCCCTGGTCGTCGGTGTAGCACTTGCAGTCATTTTAATGGTATTTATGACGCCAGTTTTAAATATGTTCGGAGCAAACGAGCAGACGTTTCTCTATGCAAAAGGATACACTTTTCACATTGCATACGGGGCGCCGTTTATCATCTGGTCGGCAGCGGCAAGCTTTGTTGTGCGCGCGGAGGGTGTAAGTAAGGAGGCAATGATCGGCAGTATGATCGGCACCGTCGCCAATATCGTGTCAGATCCGGTGTTGATCAGCGGTATGGGAATGGGAGCTGCGGGAGCCGCAGTTGCGACGACAATCGGAAATATTTTGGCAAGCATCTATTACCTGTGGTATTTTTTAAAGAAAAGTAAATATTTTTCCATTTCCATCCAATATTTTACCTGCAAAGACGGCATTTTGAGCGGAGTGTGTGACCAGCAACATATTGTCGGCTGTTTTATGGATGAGAATCAGAAGATGGATTGAAAGACGGTAAGATCGGGCGTATAATAAAGGTGAACGAGCAATTTTGAAACCGACAGTTATGAAAATTAGTAGGATGAATTTCGTATTTGTCGCATATTATCTCAACTGTAAAAATTGGCATATTGAATTGCAGATTTGCCGTATGATGAATCTTGGGTATAAAAGACCTATGGGGATGGAGGGGAGGAGCGTTATGATCGGTGGCGTGGATGGATACAAATGGAATATCACAGATTTCTATGATAATAATTTAAATCAGCGGAATAATGTTAATAATAAAGATGAACTGGGACAGAAAGGCGCAGTCGATAAATCTAAGACCACAGAGTGCCAGACCTGTAAAAACCGCAAATATGTTGATGGCTCTAACGAAGCGAATGTTTCCTTTAAAAATGCTGCGCATATTTCACCGGAAGCGGCATCTTCTGCTGTCCGGGCACATGAGGGGCAGCATGTTTCCAATGCGTATCACAAAGCTGCCACGCAAAACGGCGAAGTGGTATCTGCATCCGTCAGAGTCCAGACATCGGTCTGCCCGGAATGTGGCCGTTCTTATATTTCCGGTGGTGTGACGGACACACAGATCAGATATTATAATGAGTCGAATCCATACCAGCAGGATTTAAAACAGACAGACGGAATTAAACTGCGTGGGGCAAACGTGGACGAGATTGGCTAGATTTTTCGTACGAAAGCCCCGGCTTGAAAACAATATAAGAATGGAGAATTTTATGTGTACAGCAGCAACTTACCTGACGAAAGACTTTTATTTTGGAAGAACATTAGATTATGAATTTTCTTATGGCGAGGAAATCGCGGTGACACCGCGGAATTATCCATTTCATTTCCGTCACACGGAAAATCTGGAAAAACATTATGCGATCATTGGCATGGCGCACATGGCAGGAGATTATCCGCTTTATTATGATGCGGTGAACGAAAAAGGCGTCGGCATGGCGGGACTTAATTTTGTCGGCAATGCATATTATCATAAGGAAGAAAGCGGTAAAAAAAATGTGGCATCCTTTGAATTTATTCCATGGGTGCTTGCGCAGTGCGCAACGTTAGATGAGGTGCGGGAGCTGATTGCAGATTTAAATATTGTGGATACGCCGTTCAGTGAAAATCTGCCGTCCGGCATGCTACACTGGATCATCTCAGATAAGAGTGGATCGATTACAGTAGAATCCATGAAAGACGGACTGCATATCCATGAAAATCCGGTTGGTGTCCTGACAAACAATCCGCCATTTGAGCAGCAGATGTTTATGCTGAATAATTACATGGGACTGTCACCAAAACAGCCGGAAAATCATTTTACGGATAAACTGGATCTGAATATGTACAGTCGTGGCATGGGAGCATTAGGACTGCCGGGTGATCTTTCATCAGCTTCCCGTTTTGCGAGAGTCGCGTTTACAAAAATGAACGCAGTTTCTGACGATTCCGAGGAGGAGAGTGTGGCACAGTTTTTCCATATCTTAGGATCTGTCGACCAGCAGAGAGGCTGCTGCGAGGTATCCGATGGAAAATATGAGATCACGATCTACACCTCCTGCTGTAATGCAAGCCGTGGAATTTATTACTACACCACATATTCCAACAGCCAGATCACGGCGGTGGACATGCACAGAGAAGATCTTGACGGAAGTGTTCCGGTGCATTATCCAATGCTCACAAAACAACAGATCCTGTGGCAGAATTAATCTGGTATCATAGGATACTTACATTCTTTTAAAACAAATTCACAAAAATTTCTTACGGCAGGCGGCATAAACGCCTGCCGGTCATGAATCATATACAGATTACGCTCCCATACAGGCGCACTGATCTGCAGAATCTTCACATCCAGCTTTAATAAAAGATCCATATAAGGAACGACGGCAATGCCAAAACCCTGTGCAGTGAGTCCCGCAATCACCTCGGCTTCCTCTGTCTCATAGGCAATCTGCGGTACTGCATTGATCTGTGAAAACAGATGGTCCACAACGGCACGCATACCGGAACCGTGGGAAAAATAAATCTGTGGATAGATGAGCGTTTCCGTCAATGCAACGGACTGTTTTGCTGCCAGTGGGTGATGGTCTGGAACGATAAGTACCAGATCCTCGTGGGTGATCGGCACAGTGTCTAACGATTCTGTCTCCGGCGGCATGGAACAGAAAATCAGATCATAATCCCTTGCCGAGAGACCGTTGACAAGATCGCCGGTCGAGCCGGTATGAAATGTAAAACGCACATCATGCTCAGGATGGGATGCCAGATAACGCGCGGCAAGCTGCGGAATGAAACTGACACCGAGGGAACGCAGCATGCCAAGCCGGATCAATCCGTCACCGCGTGCGCTCCGCTGCAGGGATGAAACTCCGGAATCCAATGTGGCAAGCGTGCGGTTTACGCAGATTAAAAACTCTTCCCCAAAACTTGTGAGTGTAGTATTGCGTCCGCTTTTTTCAAAAAGTGCCACGCCAAGTTCTGCCTCCAACTGCGAGATCGCATGGCTTAAACTCGGCTGTGTGATACAAAGTTCATGTGCAGCCTTTGTGTAGTGCTGCATTTTTGCTAAAGTTACAAAATAACGAAGCTGGAATAAGTTCATGGCAATCCTCCTTGTTTTGCGAAGCAAAATCCGAGCCCAATGGCGAGGAGAGGATTTTCCTTCCTGTTTTGCTCATTTTATCACGATTAATAGATACTGTCTATCGAACTATAAAAACTATTGATTTGTTAAATGAATTAGAAAGGTGTAAAGTGTTTCTGAAATTTGGGGATGGCCATAAATGCAGAAGCAGGACTTCTGTAAAAACATCCCCGGGAGGAAATATTTAAAATGAAAGAAACAGAAATACAGAAAGAAAAATCCCGCCGCACGGTCCGCGGGGAACTTGCACTCATGGTCGCAGTTGCCATCAACAGTCTTGGTGTTGTACTGATGCTGCATT
The Roseburia rectibacter DNA segment above includes these coding regions:
- a CDS encoding BadF/BadG/BcrA/BcrD ATPase family protein; the encoded protein is MFDIMTMAENIKTYRNKRGINQYEFAEKLGISPQAVSKWECGQSCPSIENLCVISEILDVSIDTLIGESSEGEKMMIGIDGGGTKTEFVLFSESGRILNRIVLDGCNPNTVGMEEAMNILQLGIDTLMKIKGKISGIFVGAAGLDSGNNTSKIKKMLKEKYPKVKIQCENDIYNVIACGKNLDRCVAAISGTGMIIYANQNGNLKHFGGRGYLLDKGGSGYHIGRDAICAAQDARDGIGEHTILTDLVEEKLGNTVWESIQDIYSKNQSYIASFTPCVFLAYENGDKIAEQILKNNAACLAELINFAVDHYDIGKYVVASGGILKQKPAFREMLKEMLHPDIELDVPDYPPVYGACIMCCLLCGVDTKPVKERFMMSYDSYQ
- the pdxS gene encoding pyridoxal 5'-phosphate synthase lyase subunit PdxS, with the translated sequence MSNINNTKEQYELNRELAQMLKGGVIMDVTNAGQAKIAEAAGACAVMALERIPADIRAAGGVARMSDPKLIKEIQGAVSIPVMAKCRIGHFAEAQILQALEIDYIDESEVLSPADDVYHIDKTKFQVPFVCGAKNLGEALRRIAEGAAMIRTKGEPGTGDVVQAVHHMRLINSEIAAVAAKREDELFEAAKQLQVPYDLVKYVHDHKKLPVVNFAAGGVATPADAALMMQLGAEGVFVGSGIFKSGNPAKRAAAIVQAVTNYNDAKLIAELSEDLGEAMVGINEDEIQLLMAERGK
- the pdxT gene encoding pyridoxal 5'-phosphate synthase glutaminase subunit PdxT — protein: MSEKVSIGILAVQGAFAEHQAMLDGLGADTFLIRQKKDLEEAVQNGRLQGIVLPGGESTVQGKLLRDLGMSDQLKELIEAGTPVLATCAGLILLAERVSNDDRAYLKTLPVSVKRNAYGRQLGSFVTDAEITHVGTYRMNFIRAPYIDEILDPQVETLAIVDGDTVAVRYKNQLALSFHPEVSEDARVHAYFLNEIVQGV
- the nagA gene encoding N-acetylglucosamine-6-phosphate deacetylase gives rise to the protein MIIKNAMVYTSDHRFEKKDIRIKDERIAEIAEHGALEATEEDVVDGAEMYAIPGLVDIHFHGAVGYDFCQASKEELLKIAEYEAKNGVLAICPATMSYNEEILGHIMDKAADYQEDTGADLVGINMEGPFINIKKAGAQNPEYIMPADKEMFLRLQERSGGLIRLVDIAPEGEGAMEFIEQCHDKVKISIAHTCCDYDTACKALKKGASHMTHLYNAMPGINHREPGPVIAALEAGAEVELIADGIHIHPAMVRTTFRIFGADKVILISDSMEATGLLDGDYQLGGQDVTVKGKKAVLTKDPGVIAGSVTNLFDCMKNCVQNMGIPLEVAVLAATENPAGAIGVEEDYGKIAVGNYGNVLLLDQKLNIRNIIQKGRIMSI
- the nagB gene encoding glucosamine-6-phosphate deaminase, translated to MRIIKVKNYDEVSVKTANLILGQVNLKPDAVLGLATGGSPVGAYQKIVEAYNRGEVDFSQITTINLDEYRGIKRNHEQSYWSFMQENLFKHVNVREDHIFIPNGENLNSEEVCREYDKIIEIAGGIDMQLLGIGLDGHIGFNEPADHFEKNTHCVELTESTIEANKRFFESKDEVPRQAYTMGILPIVQAKKVIMIANGKNKADIIKKAFTGPVTPEVPASILQMHPDFTLIADEEALTEI
- the rsmH gene encoding 16S rRNA (cytosine(1402)-N(4))-methyltransferase RsmH, yielding MEQEQQTPHKRRVRYKGKYPKKFEEKYKELQPEKYQDTIEHVIKKGNTPAGMHISIMVQEILDTLKIQPGETGFDATLGYGGHTKAMLACLNGQGHIYATDVDPEESAKTKKRLEELGYGEDILTIRLQNFCTIDEIAKEVGGFDFILADLGVSSMQIDNPKRGFSFKVDGPLDLRLNQEAGISAAERLDTITREELAGMLYENSDEPYCEELAKAITDEIRKGNRIDTTTKLREVIEKTLDFLPEKEKKDTIKKTCQRTFQALRIDVNREFEVLYEFMEKLPDALKPGGRVAILTFHSGEDKLVKKALKEGYRAGIYADYSKDVVRPSAQECAQNGRARSTKMRWAVRA
- a CDS encoding glucose-6-phosphate isomerase, with amino-acid sequence MITWNNLDTLDSYKELSKASRVNLAEVMSGENGAERVKNYSIPMAEGFSYNYAAKAVDDDVLDALVKLAKEAQLAEKFKALYNGEVVNTGEKRLVLHHMTRGQLGDAVNADGVDKRAFYVEQQNRIADFANKVHAGEITNAAGEKFTTVVQIGIGGSDLGPRAMYLALENWAKKNNTFKMEAKFISNVDPDDAAAVLNSIDVAHSIFVLVSKSGTTLETLTNESFVKDALKKAGLDASKHMIAVTSETSPLAKSDDYLAAFFMDDYIGGRFSSTSAVGGAVLSLAFGPEVFAQFLEGAAAEDKLSANEDVLKNPEMLDALIGVYERNVLGYPCTAVLPYSQALNRFPAHLQQLDMESNGKSVNRFGEPVNYPTGPVIFGEPGTNGQHSFYQLLHQGTDIVPLQFVGFKNNQIGTDVVIQDSTSQQKLCANVAAQIVAFACGKSDENRNKNFEGGRPSSIIIGDQVNPGSLGALLAHFENKIMFQGFLWNVNSFDQEGVQLGKVLAKRVLAHETDGALKVFSDLLNI